Proteins encoded together in one Ictidomys tridecemlineatus isolate mIctTri1 chromosome 3, mIctTri1.hap1, whole genome shotgun sequence window:
- the LOC101975968 gene encoding schlafen family member 13-like, giving the protein MEPEACFSFRRGNVGESSFPRTNMEKHNSSLVEDLSHPDLVFNIGKVTLGERNRNKMQKTRREQERMDILKAACALLNSGGGVIQMEMANEDEQPVEIGLDLEEALRELIQSSDLQTFFEFKYQGKCFYIFVKSWSSAPSPEDSSPKPRICSLSSSLRRRSGTSVILMKSREAFDFLVTRKKSVKCSLSHEGLSPSKIPRPLHQNIFESDLAFKVFQSDRLKYDDILPFPESQSVEFKQFSTKNIQRYVKSLIPEYIPAFANSGGGYLFVGVEDQSRKVLGCAKDQVDCASLETAIADAVSKLPIVHFCFSEMELSYRTKVIEVFRGEDLYGYCFAIKVEPFCCVVFSEAPNSWMVNDRKTIYSLTAEKWVDMMTYSPDSWMVNDRKNIYSPTTEKWVDMTDSDPDLLCLSKDFESQLNLSSAPPLSRPVYSKKGLEHKEDLQRILFSVPRENLRYTPESVWKELFSQHEGLKALISQQMHPFSQGILIFSRSWALDLDLQEKQEVICDALLIALNSPPILYTVLRDQDAEGQAYCTQTAFTLKQKLVNMGGYTGKVCVMTKVLYLSPRSKPETTEGSGCVVNYPLSYYLRDTQQTEALLQALVIVLLGFRSFLSDQLGCEILNLLTVQQYEILSTNLRKNRHWFVHGLPGSGKTVMAVKIMEKIKNMFHCEESNILYICENQPLKNFIGSKQICEAVTRKTFMKRKDFEDIQHIIVDEAQNFRQEDGDWYGKAIAITQREKEHPGNLWIFLDYFQTSHLDVSGLPPLISQFPREELTKVVRNADQIALYLKKLMKNIKKNPPPNIPLTSLEMLPKIEWVRDVQGILKIQKNLTQTQIVNFVADTCKGLFEKGYTFKDIAVLVSTTEEVGDYKYDLLRAMRKKRMVQFCDASGILSDRIVLDSVRRFSGLERNIVFGIHSKTAEPPILNNILACLASRAKQQLYILFCDNFY; this is encoded by the exons ATGGAGCCGGAAGCTTGCTTCTCCTTTCGGCGTGGCAACGTTGGGGAATCTTCATTCCCAAG AACAAACATGGAGAAACATAATTCATCTTTGGTGGAGGATTTATCTCACCCAGACTTAGTCTTCAACATAGGAAAAGTGACTCTTggtgaaagaaacagaaacaagatGCAGAAAACtcggagagagcaagagagaatgGACATTCTAAAGGCTGCATGTGCTTTATTAAACTCAGGAGGAGGAGTGATTCAGATGGAAATGGCAAACGAAGATGAACAGCCAGTGGAGATCGGACTGGACTTGGAAGAGGCGCTGAGAGAGCTTATTCAATCTTCAGATTTGCAGACTTTCTTCGAATTCAAGTACCAAGGAAagtgtttttacatttttgttaaatCTTGGAGCAGTGCCCCTTCACCTGAAGACAGTTCCCCGAAGCCTCGCATTTGCAGCCTGAGCTCCTCACTGCGCCGTAGATCTGGCACTTCTGTGATCCTCATGAAGTCAAGAGAGGCGTTTGATTTCCTAGTAACCAGGAAAAAGAGTGTAAAATGTAGTCTGAGTCATGAAGGACTTTCACCGAGTAAAATTCCCAGACCTCTACATCAGAACATTTTTGAATCAGATCTTGCTTTCAAAGTATTCCAAAGTGACCGACTTAAATATGATGACATCCTACCTTTTCCTGAGTCTCAATCTGTAGAGTTTAAGCAGTTCTCTACAAAAAACATACAAAGATATGTAAAAAGCCTAATTCCAGAGTACATCCCTGCATTTGCAAACAGTGGTGGAGGCTATCTTTTTGTTGGGGTGGAGGATCAAAGTAGGAAAGTCCTAGGATGTGCAAAAGACCAGGTTGACTGTGCATCTTTGGAGACAGCCATAGCAGATGCAGTTTCAAAGCTGCCCATCGTCCATTTCTGCTTTTCTGAAATGGAGTTGTCTTATAGGACCAAAGTCATAGAGGTGTTTCGTGGGGAAGACTTGTACGGTTATTGCTTTGCAATTAAAGTGGAACCATTCTGTTGTGTGGTGTTCTCAGAAGCTCCCAATTCATGGATGGTGAATGATAGGAAAACCATCTACAGCCTAACGGCTGAGAAATGGGTAGACATGATGACGTACTCTCCTGATTCATGGATGGTGAATGATAGGAAAAACATCTACAGCCCGACAACTGAGAAATGGGTAGACATGACGGACTCTGATCCAG ATCTTCTGTGTTTGTCCAAAGACTTTGAATCTCAGCTGAACCTATCTAGTGCACCTCCTCTCAGCAGACCTGTGTACTCCAAGAAAGGCCTGGAACATAAAGAGGATCTCCAGAGAATCTTATTTTCAG TGCCACGAGAAAATTTGCGATACACTCCTGAATCCGTCTGGAAGGAGCTGTTCTCACAGCATGAAGGACTGAAGGCGTTAATAAGTCAGCAAATGCATCCTTTCTCCCAGGGAATTCTGATCTTCTCTAGAAGCTGGGCTCTGGACCTGGACTTGCAAGAGAAACAGGAAGTCATCTGTGATGCTCTGCTGATTGCTCTGAATAGCCCCCCGATCCTCTACACTGTTCTCAGGGATCAGGATGCAGAGGGCCAGGCCTACTGCACCCAGACTGCATTTACTTTGAAGCAGAAGCTGGTAAATATGGGTGGCTACACTGGGAAAGTGTGTGTCATGACCAAGGTTCTCTACCTGAGTCCCAGGAGCAAACCAGAGACCACAGAGGGGTCTGGCTGTGTGGTAAATTATCCTTTGTCCTATTACCTTAGAGACACTCAGCAAACAGAAGCCTTGCTGCAGGCTCTTGTGATTGTCCTGCTTGGCTTCAGATCTTTCTTGAGTGACCAGCTTGGCTGTGAGATTTTAAATCTGCTCACAGTCCAACAGTATGAGATATTATCAACAAACCTCCGTAAGAACAGACACTGGTTTGTCCATGGCTTGCCTGGCTCCGGGAAGACAGTCATGGCCGTGAAAATCATGGAGAAGATCAAGAATATGTTTCACTGTGAGGAAAGTAATATTCTCTACATTTGTGAAAACCAGCCTTTGAAGAACTTTATCGG GAGTAAACAGATCTGTGAGGCAGTGACCCGGAAAACCTTCATGAAGAGGAAGGACTTTGAAGATATTCAACACATCATTGTGGATGAAGCTCAGAATTTCCGCCAAGAAGATGGGGACTGGTATGGGAAGGCAATTGCCATCACTCAGAGGGAAAAGGAACATCCAGGAAATCTCTGGATCTTTCTGGACTATTTTCAGACCAGCCACTTGGATGTTAGTGGTCTCCCTCCTCTTATATCCCAGTTTCCAAGAGAAGAGCTCACAAAAGTGGTCCGCAATGCAGATCAAATAGCCCTATACCTAAAAAAACTGATGAAGAACATTAAAAAGAATCCACCACCTAACATCCCCCTAACATCCTTGGAGATGCTTcctaaaattgaatgggttcggGATGTTCAGGGAATCTTAAAGATTCAGAAAAATTTGACTCAGACTCAAATCGTGAACTTTGTGGCAGACACCTGCAAGGGACTGTTTGAAAAGGGATATACGTTCAAAGATATTGCTGTGCTTGTTAGTACCACAGAAGAAGTGGGTGACTACAAGTATGATCTCCTAAGAGCGATGAGGAAGAAAAGGATGGTGCAGTTCTGCGATGCAAGTGGCATATTGAGTGATCGCATCGTGTTGGACAGTGTCCGTCGGTTCTCAGGCCTGGAAAGGAACATTGTGTTTGGGATCCATTCAAAAACAGCCGAGCCTCCTATCTTAAACAATATTCTGGCCTGTCTGGCTTCCAGGGCAAAGCAACAGCTCTATATTCTGTTTTGTGATAACTTTTACTAA